The genomic interval TTGTAGCGCTGATAGAATGTTACAAGTAAACGATTTACATCACAGCGCTGGAATATAAACTATATGTGTAGGTGAATGGAAATGCTTTGGGGGTAAAATTACCTCCCAGTTGCCAACAACATCAACATTCTCATGTGATTGCAGGAAATAGCAAATTTGGTCTAATTTCCtttcaatataaaaataaataaaaaagaacgATTAAGTGTAAgtgaaaaaatatttaattacatCCAACAATGTCCTTATAATAAAAACATAGCTTAATAAAACATGTAAATATGCAAGACGAAGGCAGAACAGAAGAAGTATGTGTAAAGTGGGTCATTTGAATGGAGGCAATGAAAGAGTGCACCTACTGCTCGAcgtgtgtccctccctccctccgctacCGCTCCGTAACGGTTAGTTCGGCGTGACGCGGATGGAAGCATAGGTATTGACAACACATTGATTACGAAAAGAAGATGTGACAATAACATACAAAAAGTAACCTCGTCCCAAGGCGGAAGTGTCTGGAGAACGATTACTAGTAATAAAAAATAGAGTTCCGCCTCTCCTACGGGAGGCCAACATCAGTCTCTCTATGTAAGTGCCAAAAATATCGAAGTCAAGGGCAAAGGCACTTCGATTCAACCGTCGACCACCATTACGCATCCCAGAGGCTGTATGAACGTCTGGTGAACGTCTTCAGAGAGTTGTCAGTTAGTCGGAGCACCAACGTTATTATTCCTCTTGGTTAGTGTCTGAATGTGACGAGGTAGAACCGTCCGACTGACGGTCGACGTCTCCAGACCTCTCCTGCTCCGAAAGCTGCTCGCTCGACGGGATAGAGTTCTTCTTCGGACGGCCTTTTGGTTTGGTTGGAGATTCCAGTCCTCCTCCTTGTAGGACCTGTACAGTGGAAACAATTCAAGTTTTAAAACGACAAAAAAATAATCTACAATTAAACTGTTTAGGCCTACCATAAAACCAAGTTATGCGAATATCATTATTTATCAAAACCACTCGCCTCCTTGTCATATTGTTCATAATAAGAAATAAGAACTTACTATTTTCTTCCATTTCATTCGTCTGTTCTGGTACCAGGTCTTGACTTGTAGTTGACTCAGATCCAGAGACTCAGCCAGATCTATTCTGTATGGGGACAGTGGCGATTACTGAGAAGTTCTTTCATTTCGATCCAGTTGCACATCTTGCACTAAAAAAGCATTTGAGTTAATATCTAACATGTTAAGAGAGATATTACATTTGAGTTAATATCTAACATGTTAAGAGAGATATTACATTTGAGTTAATATCTAACATGTTAATTAAGAGAGATATTACATTTGAGTCAATATCTAACATGTTAAGAGAGATATTACATTTGAGTCAATATCTAACATGTTAAGAGAGATATTACATTTGAGTCAATATCTAACATGTTAAGAGAGATATTACATTTGAGTTAATATCTAACATGTTAATTAAGAGAGATATTACATTTGAGTTAATATCTAACATGTTAAGAGAGATATTACATTTGAGTCAATATCTTGCATTCGTGTCATCAGTCTTATAGAGAGATATGACTGATTGGAGGCCTGTGTTATTGTGTTGTCTGACTAATTTGCGAGTCACTTTTACCCACAGCAATAATAGCTCCCTGGGGATAAATAAGGTTAATTTAATGGTTTAATTGATTTAAATACCTGTCTGGTGTTGAAAGGTACTTCTGTTTTTCAAATCTTTTCTCCAATCCCATTAGCTGTAGCTCAGTGAAGACCGTCCTGCTCCGGCGGCCTTTCTTGGTCTTACTGCTGCCGTCTCCGCCGTGCTCCAGCTTGCTCCGGAGGTGGAGGTCCAACGGGAGGTGGTGGGAAGCTGAGCCGCCGTGGAGTCCCGGAGCCCCGGATAGGAGAGCGGAGCCTAACGGTGATCCCAGTGAGCAGGAGAGTGGCGACATCGGGAACTTCAGGATACCCGATTGGTCTGCCTTCAAAACTGTAAATCAAACCATTTCACATATAACTGGGATTATCCCCCATTGAACTCCTACACGACAATAATCCATTTAACAACGAGGCTACACACTTGGCTATTTTCTTAAATGGTTCCACGTGATGATAACATGTTTTCTAGTAAAATATAGGTTAAAATAAATAACGTTTTTATTCTATATTTGTAAGAACAATTATTATTTTATGAGTTATTATGATAGTATTTAAATAGCagtataatagtagtagcagtacatATGTAGTATCGTTGTTTTTAGTACGTCTATGAGACGAGACATAGACCTACTACAAATAATTATTATTTAATTGTTGAATGTAATTGTAATAATTGTATTATTATCATGCTTATAACAGTTTATTATAGTggaattaataataataaaatgataAATTCAGTCAATGTCAGGAAATGTATAAATGTAATAactaataataaaaaatgtagaAATATTGATAAGCAAACCGATTATGCATATTCTTCATGAAATGTTTGAATATgtctgttgccccccccccccccccccccccccatataatTTCCCTGAGCCAAATTCATATGGCCCATGACTACTGATATGCAAAACATAGTGGTATTCGATAACCAAGACCTCGTTTTACAAACCGTATGGTCAATCAATGTAAACAGCTTTAACAAAATGATAATACTATGGTAATTGTACATAAGACATGAGCCCAATCCTCTGTAGACTCCTGGCTGCGTCCAGAATAAAAAGGCCCGCAtcgtcctaaccctaaccccgtcCTTTCTGAAGTCTGGTCGGCCCAGTGTCACCATTAGCTCCATGACTGGAAATATTCACAAATGACTCAAACTTGTCTATATATTTCGATAGACTACAGTTCATATGACAATATAGCGAAACCTTGTTAAAAGTCCAATGGAATTGGAATCTtgtttttcccccccaaaaagtatGTTAAATATTGAGCTATGGCACGCACTATAACGCACTCCTGTCGATGACTTACTTTGGGAAGCATCAAAGGAACCCGTTGGTAGGCCTGCCCTATTGCCTGCGTTTCTACatacatttaatttttttaataatcTAGATTGTGCACTTTGTATAAGAAAATAATACCAAGGAAACGAATGTAAATCATAtgcaaatatgtattaaattaatgTGTTACGCTCGCCATTTAGGACAATTAGGTTTCTGACAGAACGAGTTGTTTGAGGGGAAAAACCAAAAGCAGTCCTCCAGAGAAGACTAACAAAAACGAATAAAAAATGCAATATAATCATTTGAGTCATTTTGAATACAAAGTTGAGTAGGCTGCATCTCCCCTCTAAAAACAAGTTAGTACGAAAAGCATCGCAGTTTACCCAGGTGGTTGTGGTATGGCCGCGCCGAGAGCAGAGCTTGTACTCCGAACTTGAGCAGGTCCCCTGCCGGGGTAGACACCTTGTGGTCCGGGTGGTCGGTGAGAATCTCCTCGATCATAAAGCTTCGGTAGCGGTGTGAGTGGGAGCGGTGGTCGGGGTGAACCTCCGGGGGATAATAGTGAGCCCCCAAGTCCAAGGGATGCTGCATGATTCACTTCAGCACGCGGGAAAGACGGAGCGCAATAAAAACTTCACTGTTTCTTCCTCCTTGGGTTTAGTTTCTCTCTACGGTAGAGACAGATACATGAACAAGACGTTCTTCCTTATTCTAGAACACGGGGAGAGAAGAAGACACTCTGATGAAGGAAGTTAATAACATCCTGAAGTGGACACTGAAATAAAAAACTGTTCTGTGTTGTTGCTGAATCCGATGCGTCCTCTTCTTGTAATCGCCTTAAAACTGTAAACTTCTTCAACCTTTTCTTTGCTGCTGAATCCCAATTTTGCTTTCGAATTCAGTATGGAACCAAACGTCCGGAACGTTTCATCAACACGTTTAATTTCCGGCCAATATCGAGTAGCCTAATGAAGCGTACCCCTGTTTACACCAGTAGACTAGCATCACGGTGTTTATGGATTGAGGAACGATATGCAGTTGAAGGTTTATAAGAGTACGCTCTCTATGCCCCTCCTCTCTTCAGACCAGCCAGTCTCTCAGACCCAGAGGAAGGAAACATCTATTAACATGAATTTGCATGCTAAAATAATTCTTTAAACAAATTACGAAATTTGGTTAGGCCAAATTAGCATACCTCCCTACTccgaggaagaaagagagagagagagagagagaaagagagagagagaaggatttattgcGCACAATGTTGAAGGAAAGGAAAGCTCGTCCGTTTGAAGGGCCCATGGCGTATACACGTCTTTGAAATGCATTTACAATGAatgttacattttttgttgttgttgcagaaagTAAACATTTTGATCATATATTTGGGAATCTATTTACAGACATGCAATTCAGTCACGCACCCAAATACATCAACACATCAGGTCATGCAAAATAGTGTA from Salvelinus fontinalis isolate EN_2023a chromosome 18, ASM2944872v1, whole genome shotgun sequence carries:
- the barx1 gene encoding homeobox protein BarH-like 1; translation: MQHPLDLGAHYYPPEVHPDHRSHSHRYRSFMIEEILTDHPDHKVSTPAGDLLKFGVQALLSARPYHNHLVLKADQSGILKFPMSPLSCSLGSPLGSALLSGAPGLHGGSASHHLPLDLHLRSKLEHGGDGSSKTKKGRRSRTVFTELQLMGLEKRFEKQKYLSTPDRIDLAESLDLSQLQVKTWYQNRRMKWKKIVLQGGGLESPTKPKGRPKKNSIPSSEQLSEQERSGDVDRQSDGSTSSHSDTNQEE